AATGCTTAATAAGACCGAATTCTCCTAATTTTGAAATGGGCGTCAGCTCCTGTGATTTATCTTCAAACATGATTGTTTTGTATTAATGTCTAATGTAAAATGTATTAATGACTTTGAAAATCATCATCACCTTGAATTTTAAACTTTGAATTATTGAGTAAGTTCTGCCGGGTCTATGTTGTGTGGGTGGAAAGGAAATTTTTTAAAGTCTTCTTTTGACAATACAACAGTTTCCGGGCTTTTATACTTATTCATTGCTTCCACTACATCATCCGGCGGAGTGGTCATTTTTCTAAGCATCATATCAATCCATACTCCTGTAGCCTCTGCAGTAGCACAGTGCATTCCATCCGGTGTATAGAATTTATGTACGAAACGGTAGATAGAAGAATCTTCTGCACATCCGTCTATTTCTACACTTACAATGACGATCTGATCTGCGTAGATTTCTTTGAAGAAAGAATATCTTTCATGCAGGATCACAGGACCAATTCCCCATCTGCTTAGCTGGGTTACTCCCATTTTCTCTTTAGTCATAAAAGCCATTCTGGCTTGCGCACAATATTGTACATATGATGAGTTGGCTAAGTGCTTATTAGCATCAAGATCGCTCCATCGCACTTCAAATTTATGGTAGAAAATCATTTGAAAATCGTTTTTGGGTATTATAAAATAATAATCTTCAAAAATACTCAAATAAGATGGTTTATAAAAATTGTACTTTTGAAAAAATAATCTTCCGCATAGGATTACATATACATGAAAC
This genomic window from Chryseobacterium viscerum contains:
- a CDS encoding acyl-CoA thioesterase; its protein translation is MIFYHKFEVRWSDLDANKHLANSSYVQYCAQARMAFMTKEKMGVTQLSRWGIGPVILHERYSFFKEIYADQIVIVSVEIDGCAEDSSIYRFVHKFYTPDGMHCATAEATGVWIDMMLRKMTTPPDDVVEAMNKYKSPETVVLSKEDFKKFPFHPHNIDPAELTQ